One part of the Olleya sp. YS genome encodes these proteins:
- a CDS encoding ABC transporter permease, with translation MNYLHYIGTYFLMVVEMFRKPTKWSVMKKLILKDIDDLIIGSLGIVAFISFFVGGVVTIQTALNIDNPLIPKNLVGFATRQSIVLEFAPTFMSIIMAGKVGSFITSSIGTMRVTEQIDALEVMGINSLNYLVFPKFIALTLYPFVISISMFLGIMGGLAACVYGGYASMPDYIEGIQLDFKPFHMAYAFIKTLIFAFILATIPSYHGYYMKGGALEVGKASTTSFVWTSVVIILLNYILTQLLLSQ, from the coding sequence ATGAATTACCTACATTATATTGGGACTTACTTTTTGATGGTTGTCGAGATGTTTCGAAAACCAACCAAGTGGTCTGTTATGAAAAAACTAATCCTTAAAGACATTGACGATTTAATTATTGGCTCTTTAGGTATTGTTGCTTTCATTTCGTTTTTTGTTGGTGGTGTGGTTACAATTCAAACAGCTTTAAATATTGACAATCCGTTAATACCAAAAAATCTTGTTGGGTTTGCCACCAGACAATCAATTGTTTTAGAATTTGCACCTACATTTATGTCTATAATTATGGCAGGAAAAGTAGGTTCTTTTATTACTTCCAGCATTGGAACAATGCGTGTTACAGAGCAAATTGACGCATTAGAAGTTATGGGAATTAACAGTTTAAATTATCTGGTATTTCCGAAGTTTATAGCTTTAACCTTATATCCTTTTGTGATTTCCATCTCCATGTTTTTAGGGATTATGGGTGGATTAGCTGCTTGTGTATATGGTGGCTATGCAAGTATGCCAGATTATATTGAAGGCATTCAGTTAGACTTTAAACCTTTTCATATGGCTTATGCCTTTATTAAAACTCTAATATTTGCTTTTATTTTAGCCACTATTCCTTCCTATCATGGATATTATATGAAAGGTGGTGCACTTGAGGTTGGTAAAGCCAGTACAACGTCTTTTGTTTGGACCAGTGTAGTGATTATTCTTTTAAATTATATATTAACGCAACTCCTACTAAGTCAATGA
- a CDS encoding ATP-binding cassette domain-containing protein, whose protein sequence is MIEVKNLHKSFGDAHILKGITTSFEKGKTNLIIGQSGSGKTVFLKCLLGLFNYEKGTIAYDGKVFAQLSEDKRREIRADIGMVFQGSALFDSMTIAENVMFPLRMFTKQSKSEMQDRVDFVLNRVNLGDAHNKMPSEASGGMQKRVAIARAIVNKPKYLFCDEPNSGLDPKTAIVIDDLIKEITEEYQITTVINSHDMNSVMQIGEKIIFLKNGYKEWEGSRYDIFKTDNEAVTDFVYSSELFKKVRQMYLEERS, encoded by the coding sequence ATGATAGAAGTTAAAAATTTACATAAGTCGTTTGGAGATGCTCATATTTTAAAAGGGATTACTACCTCTTTTGAAAAAGGAAAGACTAATCTTATTATTGGACAAAGTGGTTCTGGTAAAACTGTATTTTTAAAATGTTTATTAGGATTGTTTAATTATGAAAAAGGTACGATTGCTTATGATGGCAAAGTGTTTGCACAATTAAGCGAAGATAAACGTCGTGAAATTAGAGCAGATATCGGAATGGTTTTTCAAGGTAGTGCGTTGTTTGATTCTATGACAATTGCCGAAAATGTGATGTTTCCGTTGCGTATGTTTACCAAACAAAGTAAAAGCGAAATGCAAGATCGTGTTGACTTTGTATTAAACAGAGTAAATCTAGGAGATGCCCACAACAAAATGCCAAGTGAAGCGTCTGGAGGTATGCAAAAACGTGTGGCTATTGCCAGAGCAATTGTAAACAAACCAAAGTACTTGTTCTGTGACGAACCTAACTCTGGATTAGACCCAAAAACCGCAATAGTTATTGACGATTTAATTAAAGAAATCACTGAAGAATACCAAATCACAACCGTTATCAACTCGCATGACATGAACTCGGTAATGCAAATAGGTGAAAAAATTATCTTCCTAAAAAATGGGTATAAAGAATGGGAAGGTTCACGTTACGACATCTTTAAAACAGATAACGAAGCGGTTACCGACTTTGTGTACTCGTCAGAACTATTTAAAAAAGTACGTCAAATGTACTTGGAAGAACGTAGCTAA